GCCATTTTGAGGCGCCCCCGTCCTCGGCCATTGGCCTGCGCCCCATCTACAGCGGCGGGGTCGACAACACGCACCTGGGCTTGGCCGTGACGACCGAGGGCGCTAATACCCTGCGGGTGGCCCGCGCCTCGCACAGCGACGGCCACTACACAGTGCGTGTGCCGCGCCAGACCGATGTGCTCTTCAACTCGGACCCCATGGGCGGCTCTGACGACCTCACTATCCGCGACCTGAGCGGGCGCATCGAAGCGCGGCTGCTCTCGGGCGATATGCGCCTGCTGAACGTGAGCGGCCCGGTGGTGGCCAATACCGTGAGCGGCGACATCAAGGTGCAATTCAGCGCCACCCCTAGCCAGCCCAGCGCCATTACCTCGGTGAGCGGCGACGTGGACGTGACACTACCCGCCAATGCCAAAGTGACGCTCTCCATGCGCTCGATTTCGGGCGAAATCTACACCGACTTCGACCTCAATCTCGACGGGGGCAACGGCCTGCGCCACGTGGGCGGCCAAACCGTGGAGGGCCGGGCCAACGGCGGCGGCGCCAGCTTCTCGCTCAAATCGGTGAGCGGCGACGTGTTTGTGCGCAAGGCCAAGTAGTAGCGGCTCCCCATAAAAACGGGGCGGGCCTTGTCATTGCTTCGCTGTGCTCGCGATGACGGTATTTTCTACTTTATCCATCAGAGCTTAACTCCTTCACCATGAATCGTTTTTTATTCGCTGCCCTGCTGCTGCTCGGTGGCCTGCGCCCGGCCCTGGCCCAGCGCGTAGTAACCCAAACTGCTAGCCTGGCCGCCGGCCAGGGCGTGTACTTGGACCTCAAATACGCCCACACCATTCGGGTGCGGCCGGGGGCTAGCCTCAGCGTGCAGGCGAAGGTCACCATCAACGATAATGCCCAAAACGACCTCTACAGCCTGGCGCTGGAAAAAGGCGACGGCGAGCTGAGCGTAGTCGAAAAGCTCGACGAAGACAAGCTGCGCCAGAGCCATTACCAAGGTGATTGTGAAGGCGGTAGCCGCAACAACTCGAATGGCGGCCTGCACGGCGGCTACACCCGCTCGGGCAAAACCGGCGGGCTGCGCCCCACCGTGAGCTACCACCAGGGCGAGTACAGCTACTGCGCCAAAATCGACTACGACGTGACCATGCCCGCCGGCGCGGCCCTGCGCATCAGCACCCTCAGCGGCGATGTGGACCTGAGCGGCTTGGGTGGCGCCATCACTGTCAAGACCGTGAGCGGCGACCTGCTGCTGAGCGCCCTCACCGGTCCGGTTAATGTGCGCAGCGTGAGTGGCGATGTGAAGCTCAACCAAGTGAGCGGCAGCGCAATAGAGGCCATGAGTGTCAGCGGTGATGTGGACTTGAGCTGGCCGCCTGCCAAGGCCGCCGAGCTGAGCCTGAAATCCATCTCGGGCGAGGTCTACGCCGACCCGGCCGTGAGCTTCAGCAACCTGAAAGCGCGCAGCTACGTGGGCTACCAGCTGCACGGCAGCTACGGCCACGGTGGCGGCCCCCTGGTGAAGCTCGAATCGGTGAGCGGCGACATCTTCTTCCGCAAGCAACCCTAGCGCTGGGGCGGTGATGGCTAAATATATTGCAGGAAGAAAGTAGTTATGAAAAGCGTTATCCTGCTGCTAGATTCTGGGCTGCCCTTTGCTGCGCTGGCGCAGGCTAGCGCCGCCCGGCCCGACAGCATGACTATCACCATCCGCCCCGGCTCTGACAACCCCGAGCTGCACCAGTTGATGGCCAACGTACTGCATGTCGAGAAGTGGCACATCGAAGCGCGCAGCCCCGGGTTAGCCGGCCAGCGGTTTCACCTTACCTACCAAGAAGTTATCAACGGGGTGGCTGGCCCCGAGCAGGAGCTGACCGGCAGCCCCACCCGGCAGCCGCGCTTCGATAAGCTAGGCAATTTTACCATGGACGCCTTTGCCCATCAGGCCACCGAAACCACCCTGCTCAATCAATTTTATTACGCCGCCGGGGGTGTCGAAAAAACCTTCACGGCCCTGCCCGGCCAAAGCGCCCGCTACCGCCTGAGCCCAAATCTGTGGACCTATAAAGCGCTGAAGTCGCTGGGGCCGCCCGTGCCCGGCCAGCAGCCTACCGCCGCGCATACGTTTCCGGTGGGCAAAAAAGTGCCGTTTTTAGTTTACACCCTGCCTTACAAGTCTGGCGATTACCTCCTGTATTGCGACGTGATTCAAAGTAAAGTGCCAGTGAACGAGTGGTTTGCGAAATTTAAAATCACCCACTTCGTGGTTTACAACCTGGTAGTGGAATAGGGGCTAGCCCTGGGGCCCGACCCCAGCCAACGCGCCGGCCGGCCCGGCGCCCGGCCCACTACGAACCGCCTGAAAAAATACTTAGGGTGCCAGACAACGGCCGGGCTTATTCCCGTGTCTATGGCCCTGCTGCCCGTTAAATTCACCCACCCACCATGGTTTCTTTTCTAGCTAAGCAGTGGCTTTTTGGCCTGTTGCTGGGCTGCTGTTGCCTGGCCGGAGCTAGCCCGGCCGCCGCCCAAACAAGCCTGCCTGCCGCTCCGGCGGCCACGGCCACCCCGCGCCGCCAGCTGGCGGCCCAGCGCACGGCTAGCCCCGTCAAGCTCGATGGCCTGCTCGACGACGCGGCCTGGGCTACGGCCCCCGTAGCCGGGCAGTTTACGGAATTCAAGCCGCGCCCCGGCCGGCCCGAGCGCCTGCCCACCGAAGTGCGCGTGCTCTACGACGATGCGGCGCTGTACGTGGGTGCCAAGCTAGTTGAAGTAAGCCCCGACAGCATCAAGCGCGAGCTGACCCAGCGCGACAACGGCGGCAACACCGATTTCTTCGCCATTTTTCTCGACCCTTACCGCGACCACCTTAACGGCTACGGCTTTATCGTGCAAAGCACGGGCGTACAGATAGATAACCGCTACTCGCCCGCCAACGGCGAGGATGGTGCCTGGAACGCCGTGTGGGACAGCCGCGTGGCGCTGCTGCCCGGCGGCAAGGGCTGGAGCGTCGAAATTCGGATTCCGTACTCGGCCATTCGCTTTGCGCCGGCGCCGGTCCAAACCTGGGGCGTGAACTTCATGCGCCAGCGCAAAAAAGATAACCAGCAGTTCTTCTGGAATCCCATTCAGCCGCAGGTGGATGGGTTCGTGAACCAGTGGGGCGAGCTCACCAACCTCGAAAACCTGCACCCGCCGCTGCGCCTCTCGCTCACGCCCTACGTGAGTGCCTACGCCAACCACTACCCCTACAACGAGCAAGGCAAGCGCAACACCAGCACCAGCTTCAATGCCGGGGCCGACCTCAAGTGGGGTATCAATGAGAGCTTTACGCTCGATGCCACGCTGGTGCCCGATTTCGGGCAGACTATCAGCGACAACCAGGTGCTCAACCTCTCGCCCTTCGAGGTGCAGTATCAGGAAAACCGGCCGTTTTTTACTGAGGGCACCGAGCTTTTCAACAAAGGCGGCCTGTTTTACTCGCGGCGGGTGGGGGCGCAGCCGCTGGGCTTCAACGACGTGGCGGGGCTAGCCGGGCAGGGAGGCGCCCTGAATAAGGGCGAATTTCTCTACCACAACCCCGGCGTGACGCGCCTGCTCAATGCCACCAAGGTATCGGGGCGCACCAGCAAGGGCCTGGGCATTGGGGTGTTTAATGCCGTGTCGGCGGCCAGCTACGCCACGGTGCAGGACTCGGCCAGCGGCCGGCAGCGCGACGTGCTGACCCAGCCGCTGACCAACTACAACATCGTGGTGCTCGACCAGAGCCTGCCGCACAATTCTTACGTGTCGCTCATCAACACCAACGTGACGCGCGCCGGCAGCACCTACGACGCCAACGTGACGGCCGGCCTCTTCCGCTTCGTAGACAAGAAAAACCAGTATGCTTTCCAGGGCCAGCTCAACTATTCGCAGCGGCGCGGCCTGAATATGTACTCCGAAACGCCGGTGAGCGACCCGCACGGCTACAAATACTACCTCAACTACGGCAAGATTTCGGGCAACTGGACCTGGAACGTGGACCACGGCATCGAGTCGGATACCTACAACCCCAACGACCTGGGTATCCTGTTTGGCAACAACAACGTGAGCCAGTCGGCCACCGTGAATTACAACAAGTACCAGTCGTTCTGGAAGGTAAACAACTTCTATTCTTCGCTGGGTGTGTACCACTCGGCCCTGTTTCAGCCTCTGCTCTACCAGAACGCGGGTATTTACGGCAACGCCAACACCACCTTCACCAAGAGCTTCCTGACGACGGGCTTCAACGTAAACCTCGACCTCTTCAAGCACGATTTTTATGAGCCGCGCACCTCGCCGCTCGGGGCCTACTACGTGCGGGTGCCCACCAGCTTTAACCTGGGCGCGTTTGCCTCGTCGGACTACCGCAAGAAGCTGGCTTACGATGTGAACGCGGGCATCCGGCCCTACGCCCTCGACGACCGCCTCCCTGACCGGCCGCGCCGCTACGGCTTCGGCCTCACCCTGAGCCCCCGGTACCGCGTGAGCGATAAGCTGAATTTTCGCTACACGTTTGATTATAGCTTGAAAGTGAACCAGGTAGGCTACGTCAATGATGGCTTTGATGTAAGCCAGCCCATCGACCAAACGTACAGCGCGCTGCTGGGCCCCGACGTGCTGCTGGGCCGGCGCAACGTGACCACCTTTACCAACACGCTCACGACCAACTACACCTTCACCAACCGGATTTCGTTTACGATGCGCATCCGGCACTACGTGAGCGCGGTGCGCTACTTCGACTTTGCCCGCCTGCGGCCCGGTGGCGCGGAGGAGGAGCTGCCCGGCTACCAGCGCAACCACGACACGAGCTTCAACGCCTTCAACGTGGATGCCTCGCTGGTGTGGTGGTTTGCGCCCGGCTCGCAGGTGAGCCTGGTGTATAAAGACGCCACCGCCAGCTACCTGCTCGGCAACGAGGCCACGCCGCTTTACTTCGACAACCTGGCCAACGTGGCCAATACCCCGCACAATAATAACGTGTCCATCAAGGTACTGTATTACCTCGACTACCTGACGCTGCGGGCGCGGCGCCGGGCCTAGCCCCCTAGTGGGCAGCCGTGAGCAGCGCGGCCTGCTGCACGGCCGCGTAGAGATTGACGATGCCGCCTGAGCGCGAGAGGCTGGCAAAATCGACCAGCGTTTTGGAGCCCGGCTGCGCCACCTTGGTGTGGTAGGGCACCGCCGACTGCACCAGGCACTGCTTGAGCTGGGCGGCCGTGAGCTGAGGGAAATAAGCCTTGAGCACCGCCGCCACGCCCGCCACTACCGGCGCGGCCATGCTGGTGCCGCTGTGGGTAGCGTA
The genomic region above belongs to Hymenobacter sp. BRD128 and contains:
- a CDS encoding DUF4097 family beta strand repeat-containing protein, producing MKKFVLLPLLALGLALPAALRAQEFKMRFPNATNRKVVLDLRGSDVTVEGYSGDELQIRGTGHFEAPPSSAIGLRPIYSGGVDNTHLGLAVTTEGANTLRVARASHSDGHYTVRVPRQTDVLFNSDPMGGSDDLTIRDLSGRIEARLLSGDMRLLNVSGPVVANTVSGDIKVQFSATPSQPSAITSVSGDVDVTLPANAKVTLSMRSISGEIYTDFDLNLDGGNGLRHVGGQTVEGRANGGGASFSLKSVSGDVFVRKAK
- a CDS encoding DUF5916 domain-containing protein, which gives rise to MVSFLAKQWLFGLLLGCCCLAGASPAAAQTSLPAAPAATATPRRQLAAQRTASPVKLDGLLDDAAWATAPVAGQFTEFKPRPGRPERLPTEVRVLYDDAALYVGAKLVEVSPDSIKRELTQRDNGGNTDFFAIFLDPYRDHLNGYGFIVQSTGVQIDNRYSPANGEDGAWNAVWDSRVALLPGGKGWSVEIRIPYSAIRFAPAPVQTWGVNFMRQRKKDNQQFFWNPIQPQVDGFVNQWGELTNLENLHPPLRLSLTPYVSAYANHYPYNEQGKRNTSTSFNAGADLKWGINESFTLDATLVPDFGQTISDNQVLNLSPFEVQYQENRPFFTEGTELFNKGGLFYSRRVGAQPLGFNDVAGLAGQGGALNKGEFLYHNPGVTRLLNATKVSGRTSKGLGIGVFNAVSAASYATVQDSASGRQRDVLTQPLTNYNIVVLDQSLPHNSYVSLINTNVTRAGSTYDANVTAGLFRFVDKKNQYAFQGQLNYSQRRGLNMYSETPVSDPHGYKYYLNYGKISGNWTWNVDHGIESDTYNPNDLGILFGNNNVSQSATVNYNKYQSFWKVNNFYSSLGVYHSALFQPLLYQNAGIYGNANTTFTKSFLTTGFNVNLDLFKHDFYEPRTSPLGAYYVRVPTSFNLGAFASSDYRKKLAYDVNAGIRPYALDDRLPDRPRRYGFGLTLSPRYRVSDKLNFRYTFDYSLKVNQVGYVNDGFDVSQPIDQTYSALLGPDVLLGRRNVTTFTNTLTTNYTFTNRISFTMRIRHYVSAVRYFDFARLRPGGAEEELPGYQRNHDTSFNAFNVDASLVWWFAPGSQVSLVYKDATASYLLGNEATPLYFDNLANVANTPHNNNVSIKVLYYLDYLTLRARRRA
- a CDS encoding DUF4097 family beta strand repeat-containing protein, which codes for MNRFLFAALLLLGGLRPALAQRVVTQTASLAAGQGVYLDLKYAHTIRVRPGASLSVQAKVTINDNAQNDLYSLALEKGDGELSVVEKLDEDKLRQSHYQGDCEGGSRNNSNGGLHGGYTRSGKTGGLRPTVSYHQGEYSYCAKIDYDVTMPAGAALRISTLSGDVDLSGLGGAITVKTVSGDLLLSALTGPVNVRSVSGDVKLNQVSGSAIEAMSVSGDVDLSWPPAKAAELSLKSISGEVYADPAVSFSNLKARSYVGYQLHGSYGHGGGPLVKLESVSGDIFFRKQP